CACGGCAGCAAAAAACACATCCACAAATTCCAGCGCCTCAGGCGAGCCGTAGATCAGTTCGTGCTTGGCGAGAAAGGAATGCAGGCCCATCGCCCCCAGCCCAATCGAGCGCATCTCGTCGTTGGCCCGCTTCACGGCAGGCACTTCATGAATGGCGGTGGAGCGGGCCACGTTGTCCAGCATCCGCACGGCAGCGCCCACCACGCGGCCCAAGTCGCGGCTCTGCATCGTCTGCTCAATCACTAGTGACGCCAGATTGCACGACACGTCCAGCCCGATGCGGTCTTTGCTTTCCTGTCCGTAGGCGTGGAAATAGCTGGGCAGGGTGGGCTGCAAAATCTCGCTGCACAGGTTGCTCATTTTGATAGAGCCGACGTTGGGAATCGGGTTGGCGCGGTTGGCGTTGCCCTCAAACAGCAGGTAGGGGTAGCCACTTTCACCCTGAGTGACGGCGATGTCTTCCAGAATACGCCGCGCCGACACGCGCTTTTTGCGGATGCGGGGGTTGTCGGCCAAGGTTTGATACTCGCTGCTCCAGTCAATCGACGTAAACTCGCGCCCGGTTTCCTGATGCAGCGAGTGGGGGTAGAACTGGAAAATATCCTCGCCTGCCCGCACTTTTTCCATGAAAATATCGGGGATGGTGGCCCCCACCGACAGGGTTTTCAGGCGGGCGTCCTCATCGGAGGCGATCTTTTTGGCATTCAGGGTGTCCTGAAAATCGGCGTGCATGACGCTCAGGTAGATGGCCCCCGCGCCCGGCCGCTGCCCCGCCTGATCGGCGTAGCGCAGCATGTTGTCCAGCATTTTCGCCACACCCATCACGCCTTTGGTCACGTTCTGAATGCCCCGCAGCGACTCGCCCCGCGCCCGCAGGTTGCTCACTTCTACGCCGATACCGCCGCCGCCTTTGCTCAGCTCGGCCACAAAGCTCAGGGTTTTGGTGATGGAGTCCAGATTGTCGGTGCAGTCTTGAAGCAGGAAGCAGCTCACGAGGCGGCCTGTGTTGGCCTTGCCGGAGTTCATCAGCGTGGGCGTGGCGGGCGTGAAGGTCTGGGTAATCAGGTGGTGAACGAGTTCCAGCGCCTCTTCCACGGTTTCGGAACGGGACAGCGCCGTCATGCTCAGGCGGTCTTCGTAGCGTTCCAGCCAGCGCGTGCGGTCAGGCGTCATGGTGGCGTATTCGGAGTAAAACTTAAACGCGCCCATGAACGCCTTGAAGCGGAAGCGGTAGCCATACGCCCGCTCGAACACGGCCTTCACCTCGTCGGGCGTATAACGGACAAATACGGAAGCGTCCCATACGCCATGCTCGGTCAGATAGCGAATTTTCTCGGCCAGGTCGTGAAAAAAGACCGTATTCGGATTGACCTTTTCCTGAAAGTAGGCTTGCAGGGCGTCGGTGTCGAAGCGCGTGTCGACGACTGTGCCCGCCAAAATCTTGTTGTTCAGTTCAATCCAACGTTCCATACGCGCTCCTTGGTTTTGAAAGGCCAGTGGGCCGGGCCTGTACGTTCATGCAGTATTCGGCCAGCCACGCGGCTACCGTCTGACGGTCTGACGCGGTGCCGGCCTTATTGATCCGTGCCACCAACGGCACGCCGTACCGTCCCGAAATCAGGTCGCCCGCCCGCCCAAAGTTTGTGCCCCAATGAAAACTGCCGCTTGCTACGACTCCGCGCAGGCCTACCGCATGATCGGCCAGAAAGCGGGCCGTCGTGTCCGGCACGCCGCCGGAACCAAAGGTGTAGGTCATCAGTAAGAAGTCGCCGCTGGGAACGGCTTTGCGTAAATCCAGCACCTCAAAATGTTTGCCCGCTGCGCCCTCTGCCAACGCCTGCACGCCCGCAGCGAAGCGGCGCACATTGCCCGTCATGGACTCGTACAGAATCTGGACTGGAGCCGGAGGAAGAAGAAAAGACGGATCGGCGGGCAAGGGTGGGTTCTCCGGATGGCAGTAGGGCGGGGTCTACCTCTTGCAGGAGGTAGTCGAGTGGGATCAATAGGGCATGGGCTGAGAATCTGACCCTACAGAGTCAGTTTTGCTTTGACCAGAGAGCAGTTAGCGGCCTTCGCCAATGCGCCGAAGTCTACAGGTGGTGCTGGGTTCAGTCAAGTGATACAAGATATTGACTTTGTAGCGGAAATCTGTATCTCTACTCTCTAGCTTGAGCTTCAGCGGTGTTGCCTAAACTTCTCCCTGCCACTGGCTTACATACGGCCCGAATGCGGTCATCACACGTTGAATCTCGGATTCCGGCAGCGGGCCACGCGCCACAATCGCAGCGTTGTGCGTCAGGCGTTCCAGCTTGGCTGTGCCCACGATGACGCTCTGCACGCCGGGGGCAAAGGTGCTGAAGCGGAGCGCGAACTCATCCCAGTCAAGGTCGCCGGGGGTCAGGCCGCCCTGTTGCAAGCGATCCCAGTAGGCTTGCTCATACTGGCCTGTCGGACGCTCTGCAAAACGCCACGCGGCGTTGGCGACGGGGCGCTTGGCAATAATTCCCAGCCCGCGTACGGCGGCATCCGGCAGCACCTGGCGCAGGCTCCACTGATCCACCACATTCACGCTGGTTTGTAGGCTCCCGAAGTGAGGGGATTGGGCAGCCCACGCCAGCGCGTCATTCTCGCCGCTGTAGGCCGCCACCCGAATCTCACCGCGCTGGCGGGCGGCGTCCAGAGCGCCAAGCAACTCCTCTTGCCGCAGGGTTTCCAGCGGGCAGGAATGCAGGTGAAAAATATCGATCACGTCGGTTTGCAGGGTTCGCAGCGCGCGTTCGATGCCCAGCCGAATGTTTTCGGGCGTCCAATCGGGCACGCCATCTACGCCGTAGCCACCTTTACTCGACAGCACGAACTCGCCGCGCCGCGCTTTTAGGTGCCGTCCGATCCGTTCTTCAGACAGGCCGTAGCCGCGGGCTGTATCGATGAGAGTGATGCCCAGATCCAGCGCGTGGTGCAGCAGCCGACCTGCATCGTCTTTTCCCAGATCCGGACTGCCGATGTGCCCCGCCCCGAAGCCGAGGGCGCTGACGCGAAGGCCGGTGCTGCCAAAATCACGAGCAATCATGAGGGCACTGTAGCGGGGCAAAGCCTCACCCAGCACTGAACTTAAAGGTTCGCTTCGCCGCCTAGCGGCGCACAGCGCGCGTGCTCTCGCGGACGAGCAGTTTGAGGTCCAGCGGCGCCAACTGGGCTGCCTCTCCGCCCATCAGGCGAACCGCAGCGTGGGCTGCCAGTTCGCCCACTTCCTGCGCCGGTTGGCGAATGGTGGTCAGGGGCGGCACGACGTAGGCACTGACCGGCAGGTCGTCAAATCCCACCAGAGACACGTCGTCAGGAACACGCAAGCCCTTGCGGTGCAGCGCCAGATTGACACCGAGCGCCATCTGGTCGTTTCCAGCAAAAATGGCTGTAAAAGGGGTACTGTTTTCAATCAGTTGCATGGTGGCGCGGAAAGCGCTGGTTTCCAGAAAGTCACCCTCACAGAGCCACTCGGGGCGCACGTCGAGGCCGTGGTCGCGCATGGCGTCGAGGTACCCCATGCGCCGCGCTACGGCGTCTTCCTGAGAGGTGGGGCCGCTGATATGAACGATTTGCCGGTGGCCCAGTTCAATCAGGTGACGGGTGGCCTGGTAGGCTCCGCCCCGTTGATTGAGGTTGATGGTGGGCGCTTGTACATTGACGCCCGCGCGTCCGACCAATACCAGGGGCATCCGCGCAGCGAGGTCTTGCAGGCGGGATTCGGAGATCAGGCCGCCAACCACCACGATGGCGTCCACATTGTGATCCAGAAACACCTGCAGCGCCTCTTCTTCCAGTTGCAGGTTCCAGTGGCTGCTTTTAAAGAGCGGGTGGTGTCCGGTGCGCTCCAAAATCCGCTCGATTCCCTTGATCATTTCGGCGTAATACGAACTGCTGATGTCCTCGACCAGCACGCCCACCGTCTGCGTGCGGCCCCGAACCATGCTGCGGGCCACGGCACTGGGCCGAAAGTTCATCTCGCTCAGGACACGTTGCACGTTGACCTGTAGCTCGTCGCGGACCTTCTTTCCGTTGATGACCCGTGACACCGTGCTGATGGACACGCCTGCCCGCTGGGCGACGTCACGGATAGTCAGGTTGCGATCAGTTCCCACG
Above is a genomic segment from Deinococcus sp. QL22 containing:
- the nrdE gene encoding class 1b ribonucleoside-diphosphate reductase subunit alpha; its protein translation is MERWIELNNKILAGTVVDTRFDTDALQAYFQEKVNPNTVFFHDLAEKIRYLTEHGVWDASVFVRYTPDEVKAVFERAYGYRFRFKAFMGAFKFYSEYATMTPDRTRWLERYEDRLSMTALSRSETVEEALELVHHLITQTFTPATPTLMNSGKANTGRLVSCFLLQDCTDNLDSITKTLSFVAELSKGGGGIGVEVSNLRARGESLRGIQNVTKGVMGVAKMLDNMLRYADQAGQRPGAGAIYLSVMHADFQDTLNAKKIASDEDARLKTLSVGATIPDIFMEKVRAGEDIFQFYPHSLHQETGREFTSIDWSSEYQTLADNPRIRKKRVSARRILEDIAVTQGESGYPYLLFEGNANRANPIPNVGSIKMSNLCSEILQPTLPSYFHAYGQESKDRIGLDVSCNLASLVIEQTMQSRDLGRVVGAAVRMLDNVARSTAIHEVPAVKRANDEMRSIGLGAMGLHSFLAKHELIYGSPEALEFVDVFFAAVHYHARRASMELARDTGFVFRGFTGSRYQSGEHFAQYLERDFVPYTADIAALFEGHALPTRADWQQLVADIQAHGLAHSFVMAVAPTGSISYVSHASASIMPITEKVETRTSNKARTIYPMPHLSADTEWFYEEAYDMDQRRVLDTVAMAQKHVDQGISCTLFVPSSASTRTLQAYYIAAYLRGVKTLYYTRMRKASIDECLSCAI
- a CDS encoding class Ib ribonucleoside-diphosphate reductase assembly flavoprotein NrdI; this encodes MPADPSFLLPPAPVQILYESMTGNVRRFAAGVQALAEGAAGKHFEVLDLRKAVPSGDFLLMTYTFGSGGVPDTTARFLADHAVGLRGVVASGSFHWGTNFGRAGDLISGRYGVPLVARINKAGTASDRQTVAAWLAEYCMNVQARPTGLSKPRSAYGTLD
- a CDS encoding aldo/keto reductase, with protein sequence MIARDFGSTGLRVSALGFGAGHIGSPDLGKDDAGRLLHHALDLGITLIDTARGYGLSEERIGRHLKARRGEFVLSSKGGYGVDGVPDWTPENIRLGIERALRTLQTDVIDIFHLHSCPLETLRQEELLGALDAARQRGEIRVAAYSGENDALAWAAQSPHFGSLQTSVNVVDQWSLRQVLPDAAVRGLGIIAKRPVANAAWRFAERPTGQYEQAYWDRLQQGGLTPGDLDWDEFALRFSTFAPGVQSVIVGTAKLERLTHNAAIVARGPLPESEIQRVMTAFGPYVSQWQGEV
- a CDS encoding LacI family DNA-binding transcriptional regulator, with product MTSVGTDRNLTIRDVAQRAGVSISTVSRVINGKKVRDELQVNVQRVLSEMNFRPSAVARSMVRGRTQTVGVLVEDISSSYYAEMIKGIERILERTGHHPLFKSSHWNLQLEEEALQVFLDHNVDAIVVVGGLISESRLQDLAARMPLVLVGRAGVNVQAPTINLNQRGGAYQATRHLIELGHRQIVHISGPTSQEDAVARRMGYLDAMRDHGLDVRPEWLCEGDFLETSAFRATMQLIENSTPFTAIFAGNDQMALGVNLALHRKGLRVPDDVSLVGFDDLPVSAYVVPPLTTIRQPAQEVGELAAHAAVRLMGGEAAQLAPLDLKLLVRESTRAVRR